From one Papilio machaon chromosome 16, ilPapMach1.1, whole genome shotgun sequence genomic stretch:
- the LOC106716469 gene encoding nose resistant to fluoxetine protein 6-like, with product MILIILFFTFCCCRVSGVIYQLNDTEYIKMPPVFHLDPYELCIQQTGGVYCMVDFDLVASNDSQLLNMIHEYSERKETHFNHSRLHYGICLNKSCTDLNPNTTDSKDLNLIIEKCLNTTFWKEYKLNIKINEDVICHNKDPIYHIESGDIAIAIICVCLLIINLTVSVYDLVIVKNNDEGIKWLLCFSIKRNWVKLTDGTRNNIENKINSFKSFNGMKVIIICLVITIHSLLPFGSFVDNTHYIETIFSEIQYHLLIDGTVVIQSFFMISGCLLSYNLQISSEKNNLTWKMIPKGILLRWLRLTPPYAVVLAITTTGLRFAGTGPLWQKMIGQEISDCRRDGWQNMLYINNYFDNTRCMAHTWYLAADMQLFILGIVILVLTRNDLQKKVVLSVIFVISLFIAPLHTYFQDLYAHVTITPEVAREYFVKDPTFNNSYKRGHTNITCYILGLTLGILIYKLQQKQLNIKRYKKYKYLVWATIPMMVIIILCSSLFYLVGVMPHVIIRAIYAGTYRTVIGFLLFIFMLAMVFKLENVYRAILEWNGWTSTVRVSYCAYVLHLMLVQILTYSRTTLNHVTIPQAITTSVGSIVISYLVAIPLWLLVESPTSQLIKILASYDNRKNKSHL from the exons atgattttaataattttgtttttcacgTTTTGTTGTTGTCGAGTATCGGGAGTAATTTACCAGTTAAATG acacagaatatattaaaatgccGCCTGTGTTCCACCTTGACCCTTACGAGTTGTGTATTCAACAAACAGGAGGTGTCTATTGTATGGTGGATTTTGATTTAGTTGCAAGCAATGATAGCCAACTACTAAATATGATACAC GAATATAGCGAGCGGAAAGAAACCCATTTCAATCATTCACGGCTACATTAtggtatttgtttaaataaatcatgcACTGATTTAAATCCGAATACAACTGAttcaaaagatttaaatttaatcattgaaaaatgtttgaataCAACATTTTGGAAggaatacaaattaaacattaagatAAATGAAGATGTTATATGTCATAATAAAGATCCAATATATCATATAGAGTCAGGCGATATAGCAATCGCTATAATAtgtgtttgtttattaataataaacttgacTGTAAGTGTTTACGATTTAGTGATCGTAAAAAATAACGATgaag gcATAAAGTGGTTGCTTTGCTTTTCAATAAAGCGTAACTGGGTTAAGTTAACAGATGGGAcaagaaataatattgaaaacaaaattaatagttttaaaagttttaacggCATGAA ggtTATAATTATATGCCTTGTGATAACGATACATTCGTTATTGCCCTTCGGATCTTTTGTAGATAATACGCATTACATAGAAACA aTATTCAGTGAAATTCAATACCATTTGCTTATCGATGGCACTGTCGTAATTCAGTCATTCTTTATGATTTCTGGCTGTTTGTTATCTTATAATCTGCAAATTTCTTCagagaaaaacaatttaacatgGAAAATGATACCCAAAGGAATATTGTTAAGGTGGTTAAG GCTAACTCCGCCATACGCAGTTGTATTGGCGATCACTACAACGGGGCTAAGATTTGCTGGAACAGGACCATTGTGGCAA AAAATGATAGGACAAGAAATAAGCGACTGCAGAAGGGACGGTTGGCAGAATATgctgtatataaataactattttgaCAACACTCGCTGCATGGCGCATACTTG GTATTTAGCTGCAGATATGCAGCTGTTTATATTAGGAATAGTGATATTGGTGCTGACGAGAAACGATCTGCAGAAAAAAGTTGTACTATCGGTCATTTTCGTCATTTCCCTGTTCATTGCTCCCTTGCACACGTACTTTCAAGATTTATACGCTCACGTTACTATTACTCCTGA AGTTGCTCGGGAGTATTTCGTCAAAGATCCAACATTTAACAACTCATATAAGCGCGGCCATACAAATATCACGTGCTATATTTTAGGGCTCACTCTCggcattttaatttacaaattgcaACAAAAgcaattgaatataaaaagatataag aaatacaaatatttggtTTGGGCAACTATTCCTATGATGGTCATAATAATACTTTGTAGTAGCTTGTTCTATTTGGTCGGTGTAATGCCACATGTTATAATCAGAGCTATTTATGCAGGCACATACAGAACTGTGATTGGATTTCTTCTGTTCATCTTTATGTTAGCAATGGTATTTAAACTTGAAA ATGTCTACAGAGCGATATTAGAATGGAACGGATGGACGTCGACCGTTCGCGTCTCGTATTGCGCTTACGTACTGCATCTGATGTTGGTACAAATCCTCACTTACTCTAGGACTACATTAAACCATGTTACGATACCTCAAGCT ATAACAACAAGCGTGGGATCAATCGTCATCAGCTACTTAGTTGCTATACCACTTTGGTTACTCGTCGAATCACCAACCAGTCAACTCATCAAAATTCTAGCATCTTATGAtaataggaaaaataaaagtcatttgtaa
- the LOC106716706 gene encoding nose resistant to fluoxetine protein 6-like: protein MPPVFNFDRYEICVNQKDGIYCTINIDLVTDEENDLFNIIQEYSERKETHYNHTRLFHGVCVSKMCSDYLKKNSSEDFKLVVERCLNDTYWKNYKLKTKLHDNIICNYNNKQMDKKFDLFDVAFAMFCLFLILFNLIGSVYDFFIKGNEENKWLLCFSVKQNWRRLTAPTRNGSKRRVTRLFGLNGMRLISTFMMIVVHSILPFVIAGDNTKKVEDAYNSILYHILFDGTILVQTFFVISGCLLAYNLEMFTVKEKLNWKIIFKRTFARWQRFTPPYVIVLAFTMTLARFAGSGPLWHKIVHSEVQDCRRDGWLNMLYVNNYIDRSQCMMHTWYLAADIHLSILGLITLVVAKSNRARIVMLSFLFSISLVIPALQTYYQDLYAYFTITPEFVRALFRNDPTFNAYRRTHTNISCYITGLSLGLLISKLQKKKMNTKISAKYKYLYWAIVPIGIAVILTSGIFYMDGMVAPLIYKAIHSSTLRAVAGILLSAIILGMVLRIEDTYRGILEWRGWTTPERLCYSAYLLHLIVIQILTGTRTTLIYITEFQIEYSERKETHYNHTRLFHGVCVSKMCSEYLKKNSSEDFKIIVEKCLNDSYWKNYKLKTK from the exons ATGCCACCAGTATTTAACTTCGATCGTTACGAAATTTGCGTTAATCAAAAAGATGGTATATATTGTACTATAAATATTGACCTAGTTACTGACGAAGAAAATGatcttttcaatattatacaG GAATATAGCGAAAGAAAAGAAACACATTACAATCACACGAGGCTATTTCACGGCGTTTGTGTTAGCAAAATGTGTTCCgactatttgaaaaaaaactcatCAGAAGATTTTAAACTAGTTGTCGAGAGATGTTTAAATGATACCTATTGGaagaattacaaattaaaaactaaactacaCGACAACATAATTtgtaactataataataagcAGATGGATAAGAAATTTGACCTGTTCGATGTTGCCTTtgcaatgttttgtttatttttaattttatttaacttaataggaagtgtttatgatttttttataaaaggaaatgaag AGAACAAGTGGTTGCTATGTTTCTCAGTGAAACAAAACTGGCGCAGACTTACGGCACCTACAAGAAACGGTTCCAAGCGGAGGGTTACCCGTCTTTTTGGACTTAATGGCATGAG ATTGATATCAACGTTTATGATGATAGTTGTGCATTCTATACTGCCTTTTGTGATAGCCGGAGACAATACTAAGAAAGTAGAAGAT gCGTACAACAGTATCTTGTACCACATATTGTTTGACGGAACTATACTCGTGCAGACATTCTTCGTTATCTCTGGCTGTTTATTAGCTTACAATCTAGAAATGTttacggtgaaagaaaaattaaattggaagattatatttaaaagaacattTGCAAGATGGCAGAG ATTTACACCTCCGTATGTTATTGTGTTAGCATTTACCATGACTTTGGCCAGATTTGCCGGATCTGGACCTTTATGGCAC aaaatagtgCATAGTGAAGTCCAAGACTGCCGACGCGACGGATGGCTGAACATGCTCTACGTCAACAATTACATAGATAGATCTCAATGCATGATGCATACTTG GTATTTAGCAGCAGATATCCATTTGTCTATCCTTGGATTGATCACATTAGTAGTAGCAAAGAGTAATCGAGCTAGAATTGTtatgttatcatttttatttagtatttctCTGGTGATTCCTGCTCTACAAACGTACTATCAAGACCTGTACGCGTATTTCACTATTACTCCTGA attCGTTAGAGCACTGTTCAGAAATGATCCTACATTCAATGCGTACAGGCGCACCCACACGAACATATCTTGTTATATCACAGGCCTTAGTCTCGGACTTTTGAttagtaaattacaaaaaaagaagatgaatacaaaaatatctgCG aaatacaaatatttgtattggGCAATTGTACCGATTGGTATAGCAGTAATACTCACCAGTGGCATATTCTATATGGACGGCATGGTGGCTCCTCTCATCTACAAAGCAATACACTCCAGCACATTGCGAGCTGTTGCTGGGATCTTATTAAGTGCAATCATACTAGGAATGGTACTCAGAATCGAAG ATACCTACAGAGGAATCTTGGAGTGGCGCGGCTGGACAACGCCAGAGCGGCTGTGTTACTCCGCGTACCTCCTGCATCTCATTGTCATACAAATTCTCACTGGCACACGGACTACCTTGATATACATAACAGAGTTTCAAATA
- the LOC106716470 gene encoding uncharacterized protein LOC106716470 encodes MRYKSMRYIYIAGILLFVGNLLSSCVVFLHVHNTTHFFLVNPLSRLSAGKDTECHRKRNENTVNISRASFFSPQSIFFHSTSCNKIVQDYEACAIEAAARLHPDTEINLLYTSPISRSTWSDHLDQLVKFDNFRLVGIHVQSYADGTKFEEFWKKGLIHSRLGNHKEVAEYIKFLTLHKFGGTVLQLDVIVNKPLDDLGVNWLVKNGDGLLATDAISIRRSNIGRNITGNILRLLSDQILKGSINGSLALTQAVSDLCPGRDLRVKQVEPCYGFEIVEDVLFHPISSDNAHYFHQSGSYDRKAFAHRLWHTDRADRVISHRSLYADLARTFCPSVFSKLNYDY; translated from the exons atgcgTTACAAGTCAATGAGATATATTTACATAGCGGGCATATTGTTGTTCGTTGGTAACTTGCTAAGTTCATGTGTCGTATTCCTTCACGTTCACAACACAACGCACTTCTTCCTCGTCAATCCACTATCTCGTCTTTCCGCTGGCAAAGATACAGAGTGCCATAGAAAAAGAAATGAGAACACCGTAAATATATCTAGAGCCAGTTTCTTTTCACCACAATcgatattttttcattcaacatcttgtaataaaatagttcaGGATTACGAAGCGTGTGCAATTGAAGCAGCAGCGAGACTTCATCCTGACACtgagataaatttattatatactagtcCGATATCTCGAAGCACTTGGAGTGATCATTTAGATCAATTGGTGAAATTTGATAATTTCCGTCTAGTTGGTATACATGTACAAAGTTATGCTGATGGTACGAAATTCGAAGAATTCTGGAAAAAAGGTTTAATTCACAGCAGATTAGGTAATCATAAAGAAGTAGCGGAGTACATCAAATTCTTGACTCTACACAAGTTCGGCGGTACGGTACTGCAACTGGacgttattgtaaataaacctCTAGATGATTTAGGAGTCAATTGGCTGGTAAAGAATGGAGATGGTTTGCTAGCTACGGACGCTATCTCCATAAGAAGATCTAATATTGGTCGAAATATTACAGGCAATATATTGAG actcCTAAGtgatcaaatattaaaaggaaGTATCAACGGCAGTCTGGCATTGACTCAGGCAGTCTCAGACCTCTGCCCGGGTCGGGACTTGAGGGTGAAGCAAGTAGAGCCATGTTACG GTTTTGAAATCGTTGAAGACGTGCTGTTCCATCCAATAAGTAGTGACAACGCTCATTATTTTCACCAGTCAGGCAGTTACGACAGGAAGGCGTTCGCACATAGACTCTGGCACACTGATCGCGCAGATAGGGTGATATCACACAGATCGCTTTACGCTGACTTAGCACGGACTTTTTGTCCGTCTgtcttttctaaattaaattatgattattaa